A stretch of Pseudomonas sp. 7SR1 DNA encodes these proteins:
- a CDS encoding DinB family protein, with product MNYFLAQALNNQWANHRLLSTCAQLSEADYAAPRTGFFPSIQATLCHILEVDRYYLTALEGDRDGQIKDFSETLAFVPLVHQQTQTDQRLVAFCETLRQTDLARCVDLVRVDGVVRERIDRLLLHLFEHQIHHRGQVHSMLSATHVEPPQLDEFFLDCDRPLRKDEEQRLQLDERRVWRDYLPG from the coding sequence ATGAACTATTTCCTGGCCCAGGCCCTGAACAACCAATGGGCCAATCACCGGCTGCTCAGCACCTGCGCGCAGTTGAGCGAGGCTGACTATGCCGCGCCGCGCACGGGATTCTTCCCGTCCATCCAAGCCACGCTTTGCCACATCCTGGAAGTGGACCGCTATTACCTCACCGCCCTGGAAGGCGACCGGGACGGCCAGATAAAGGATTTCTCCGAGACCCTGGCCTTTGTGCCTCTGGTGCATCAGCAGACCCAGACCGACCAGCGGCTGGTGGCGTTCTGCGAAACCCTGCGGCAAACAGACCTCGCCCGCTGCGTCGACCTGGTCCGGGTCGACGGTGTCGTGCGCGAACGAATCGACCGGCTGCTGTTGCACCTGTTCGAACATCAGATCCATCATCGTGGGCAGGTCCACTCCATGCTCAGCGCCACCCATGTCGAGCCGCCACAACTCGATGAGTTCTTTCTCGATTGCGACCGCCCCTTGCGCAAGGACGAGGAACAGCGGCTTCAGCTCGATGAACGGCGGGTCTGGCGCGATTACTTGCCGGGTTGA
- a CDS encoding DUF6152 family protein, with translation MNVILRCIGLASMLMATAALAHHGWSEYDASTPLELDGTIKESGYSHPHGYVRLQTTDKTWTVVLAPPSRMENRGLTKDRLKAGNRATVVGYANRNKPDELRAERITIDGKTTELR, from the coding sequence ATGAACGTTATCCTTCGTTGCATCGGTTTGGCGTCGATGCTGATGGCCACGGCAGCACTCGCTCACCACGGCTGGAGCGAATATGACGCCAGCACCCCCTTGGAACTCGACGGCACCATCAAGGAATCCGGTTACTCCCATCCCCACGGCTACGTGCGCCTGCAAACCACCGACAAAACCTGGACCGTCGTGCTGGCCCCGCCGTCGCGCATGGAGAATCGGGGCCTGACCAAAGACAGGCTCAAAGCGGGTAACCGGGCCACCGTGGTCGGCTATGCAAACCGCAACAAACCCGACGAATTGCGCGCCGAACGCATCACCATCGACGGCAAGACCACCGAGTTGCGCTGA
- a CDS encoding DUF6644 family protein, whose translation MQASPAGATQGWMDQLADSSLAVAMRGELWLYPLVEVVHIIGFSVLVGAVVMFDLRILGLSKGIAVTALARHLLTWALAALLLIVPAGLMMFSAHPHDFAGNDVFVLKLCLIATAGLNALVFHVGTYRGVQQWNIGHKAPGLARIQALLSMALWFAVICCGRLLAYT comes from the coding sequence ATGCAGGCCTCCCCGGCGGGTGCGACCCAAGGCTGGATGGACCAACTGGCGGATTCATCCCTGGCGGTGGCCATGCGCGGCGAGCTGTGGCTCTACCCGCTGGTGGAAGTCGTGCACATCATCGGCTTTTCGGTGCTGGTGGGCGCGGTGGTGATGTTCGACCTGCGCATCCTGGGGTTGTCCAAGGGCATCGCCGTGACCGCCCTGGCCCGTCATCTGCTGACCTGGGCCCTTGCGGCCCTGCTGCTCATCGTGCCTGCCGGGCTGATGATGTTCAGCGCGCACCCCCATGACTTTGCCGGCAACGACGTCTTCGTCCTCAAACTCTGCCTGATCGCGACGGCGGGCCTCAACGCCCTGGTGTTCCACGTTGGAACCTACCGCGGCGTCCAGCAATGGAATATCGGCCACAAGGCACCCGGCCTGGCCAGAATCCAGGCACTGCTGTCCATGGCGCTATGGTTCGCGGTGATCTGCTGTGGCCGGCTGCTGGCCTATACCTGA